Sequence from the Arthrobacter pigmenti genome:
GGGCGGCCAATACCGTGGTGGGCATGAGCGCATCAACCAGACCAGCCAATCCGCTTTCAACCCGGGTACGGTCCTTCCTCTTCCGTAAACGGCGGCTGCTCGCGGCCGGCGTGCTGTGCGTGGCCGCCGGCGTTGCCGTCGAAGCGCTCCTGCCTGCTGAAGCGGAGACCACACCCGTGGTAGCGGCCGCCGCGGATCTTCCTGTGGGCAGCATCATCACGGCTGACCAGCTCGCACTGGTACACCTGCCGAGGGAGGCAGTTCCGAAGCACGCATACTCGTCGGCTGAGCTCGTGACAGGTCAGCAGCTGGCAACCCCCGTATACGCCGGAGATGTGATTGCCGAGAACTTCCTCGTTGGTGAGGGGCTGTTGGCGGGAACGGACAAGGGCACCGTCGCCGTGCCGCTCCGGCCGGCCGATGCCTCGACCGTCCAGTTGCTCTCGCCCGGACAGCGCGTGGACGTGGTCCTCAGTACGGGAAACGGCTTTGAAGTCTCAGGCAAGAACACCGTGATCGCGAAGGGCCTTCCCATCCTCTGGACCTCGGAGGAACCGGCCAGCGGGCCGTTCTCCCCCGCCGGCAGTCAGCAAGACGGCCTGGTTGTCGTAGCGGCCAACCCGGATGAAGCGGCAACACTCGCGGGCGCATCAAGCAGCGGTCAGGTACACCTTGTGCTCACCGGAGGCGGCTAAGCGGCAGGGGATCGCAACCGGTCAGTCTTCACCTAGCTCCAATGCGGAGGTTTCTGTTCCTTCAACCATTCGTCGTGGTTACCATCCTCGTCGTTCCAGGCGCGGGGGTCGTCTTCAGCGGCGCGCTGCGGGATAACGTCCCCGTGCGCTCCGGATGATGTTGAAGCCGCTGAACTCGGCTGGGCGGCCAGGGAATCCTGGCCCTCCTGCTCAGGCGACTCCTCCTGCGCTTGCCCGTCGCTGCCAACGACGCCCTCGGTTGCGGGAGCCTCCCCTGCAGCTCGGATGTCCCCTGCAGCGCGGACATCGTCTTCGGCTGGAGTCCCGTTTGGGGTTCCCGAGTTCATGTTATTTCCGTTTCCTGCAGCGAGGCCGTTTCCGTCAGCGAGTCCGAGGTACCGGCCAACCAGGTCTGCGCAACCCTCCGGATCGGTGAACACTTCAATCGTCCAAAGCGGCATATAGCGCCAGCCCATCCGCTCCAGAAGCTGGGGGCGCAACCTGCTGCGTTCACGCACGGTCAGCGCCCGGTAGCGCTCTGTACCGTCAGACTCGATGGCCATCGGTGGAACGTATTGATCAGGGTCATCGCCGTCACTCCCCAGCCGGGAGCCGGTCGCCACAATATCCAGGACGCCCTCAGGATGTGCTGAGACGTTGCCGCCCCGGTTGCGGAGGCGTTCAATGAGATCGGCCACGAGCGGATCCTCGTTTGTGGAGTCGACCGGCGTGGACGTTGATTGCTGTTCTCCGCCGGAGAGTTCCCGGCGCAGCAGCTCATAGAAGTCGAGCGCGCCATGTCCGAGCCGTTCAGGGTCGAGGTCCTCCGGGCGGAAGCACGTCAGCACATGCAGACGGTAACGCGCGCGGGTCAGGGCGGTGACGAATGTTCCACGACCGCCCGGCACGGACAGCGGACCGAAGTTGTGCAGGGCCCTGCCATGCGGGGTGCGCCCGAATCCGAGCGAGAAGATGACGGCGTCGCGCGTCAGACCTGCCGCACGATCGATCGGCACAACCCGGAAGGATTCCCTACCGGGTTTGAAGAAGTCGGCAGCCCAGGGAGCATCCGCCATGGCAAAGCGCACTGCCTCCCCCACGCGCTGTGCGTGGCGGGCGCTGGCCGTAACAACGGCAAGCGAGTAGCTGGGACGGGAGCGGATGTGCTCGAAAACCAGGTCCACCGCCCTCGTGACCTCGGCCGCGACGCTTTCAACGCCGTCGTGATCGGCGCTCGGCATGCCTGTGCCGTCCGGCAGGTACTCCACTGTCAGTGCGCGGGCCGCACCTGTAACTTCCGATCCTGACGGCAACCGGGTCAGCGAGCCGTCGTAGAAACGCTCGCTCAAAAAGGACGTCAGCGCTTTGTCCACGCCACGGTAAACCTCGCGCAGGGGAAGAGACGGCAGGACCGCACCGAGCGCGGTGAAGGCGCTGGGCAGGTGCTCGGGTGTGGCGCGGCGCCCGTTTTCGACCGAGACCGTGAAGCTGCGGGGCCCGTCAAGCTGGTCGTCGCCGAAGGCTATGACCTGCCGCGACCGGGCAAGCGCGGGCACAACCGACTGCAGGGAGATCGACTCCGCATCGAGCACAATAACGGCGTCGAAGGTCTTTCCCTCAGGGAGTACCAGCGGAAGAACCAGGGGGCTCGCTGCCCACACGGGCATGAGCGCGGTCACCAGTTCATCGGCGCGGACGCTCAGTGCCTCAAGGTCCGGGGCGCCGTCGCGCAAAAGAGCCCGCAGCTGTTCGGCTTCCGCGGGCATGGTTTCCAGCGCGGCCTGCCAGCGTTCAGCGAGCGCCCACCGGATCCTGCCCGCGCCGGAAGCGACGTGGGCATTATCCGCCAGCCGGTACTCGGCCTCGAGCCTGCGCAGACTTTCGCCGTCGGACATAGCGAGGTAATCATCACCGCTGATCATTGCCTCGAGTGCGGACTGCCACCACGCCAGTTCCAGTTCCCCGCCGACCTGCCGGGGGCCCACCTCGCGCGCCGCGAGGTCATCCAGCAGCTCTCCGAGCCCGTTCTCGCGCATTTCGTCGATGAGAAGGGTGCGCTCGGGCAGGGTTGCAAGACTCTGTTTGTCGCGTGCCAGGGCAGCAAGATGGTCTATCAGCTTCTCCACGGGCATCTTCGCGAGTTTTGGTGCACCCGCTGTGCCTGCCAGTATCCCCGTTATTTCGCGGAGCTGGCCGTCTACCTTCCGGTAGAAATTGTTGATCTCGGCGAGGCCGGTAGGCACGGAAGGGTGCCGTTCGGTGGTGGCGTATTTCGTCCACAGGGTCCGCTGCTCCTGCACCTCGACCAGAGACTCGTGCAGGTCTGCGATGTGCACGCCCGGCCGGACGTACTCCTTTGCCACACGGCGCAGCCGGGAGCGTGTCATCGAGCTCATCTCGATCGTCCGCTCGCGACGCCAGGACGAGGAAGCAGTCGCCGAGATCAGGTCCGTAACCGGACGGTCAAATATGTCGGGCGTGAATTTGTCGAGGCTTGCCCGCACGGCGACCAGGAGGTCGAGCTGCCCGCCCCATTCCTCGAAGGTGACACCGAGCTCGATATGCGAGTGCTCGGCGACGGCACGCACTTTGTCCCGCAACAGCGGTATGTCACGCGCAAGATCGACGGCGAGACCGTGAGCGTCTTCGGTTTCCTTGCGGTTGCGGAGCTTGGCGCCATACCAGGGGCTCTGGGTCGCTTCCTTACTGAAACCACCGAGCTCTGCCGCCCGGCGAAGCCGCGCTGTGAGTTCCGCCCTGTTGGGAATACTGTCCATGACGCTGCGCTTCAGCCGGACGGTGGTTGCGGGCGCTGGGTTCAGAGAGGTGAGCTCCGCGAGGGACTGCATCGCCTGGTACGGCGAGCACCCCCAGCGCGATCGAACGTTGTGCAGGGAACGGACGTGGTCAAGCAGTTTGTGGCGGTGGGACACGAGCGTCTCATGCAGCGAATCGAGTTGCGGTTTCACCGCTTTCTCGTTCCGCACGATAGCTCGGACGAGTTGGTCGGTCAGCTGCGGTGGGGTGCTGTTGGCACTTAGCTGGAGCACAAGTGAGCCAAGGTTGACCGCGTCGAGTTCCTGTACAAACTGATTCAGTGTTCCGCGGCGTTCGGCGACCACAAGAACGCTCTTGCCCTGCTCGGCGAGCGCCGCTGCGGCGTTGAGCGCAGTTTGGGTCTGTCCTGTCCCCGGAGGCGAGGAAACGACGACGGATCCACCGGCGGCGACGGCGTCCAGGACACGCTGCTGTCCCGGATCTGCGTCGAGAATGAGGAACTCGGAGGAAGGATGCCTGTCATCGAGGGGCGTCTCGCGGGTGGGAGCCTCCGCGTCCGAGCGCGCTTCGATGCCCTCCCGCGCGGCGTCCATGAGCGCCGAAAGGAGCGGGTGCTCGGGGCTAATGGCAGGATCCGCCCCCACGTCGGCAAGGTCAGCGAAGGTTGAGACCAGGATGTGGTGCTCGATGGTCATTCCACGGACGTTGTCCGTGAGCATCCGGAGCTTGTCCAGCACTGGATGCGGATCGAACCGGGCGGTGCTGTATGCCAGGCGCGCAATAGCATCGGCGTCGCATTCAATGCCGTGATCCGTGCGCAGGGTGCGGACCAGGGCGGGGTTCAGCCGCGCATGCTCGGTGAGCTGGAGCTCGTAGTCATCCTGGGACGCATGAACCGTCAGCGTCACTGCCGTGAGGAGGACCGGAGCGGTCAGCGAGTCAGTCCGGCCGTCGTCGGCCATAGTGCGCCACGAGGCGGTTCCCGCGGCGAGGTAGCCGACATCGATGCCTCGCTCGGAGGCAAGCTCGTATACCTTCGCCCGCAGCAGCCGCGCGGCCTTCATCGCTGCCGCATACTGGTCCGCGTCCCGCAACAGTGTTGACAGGCGGGTGCGCCGCCCGGCAAGCAGCTGGGCGAGACCCGAAGGGTGGGCGTGAGTGAGATCGATGCTGTTGGCTCGCGAGGGGGTGAAGTGGAGCAGAGTATCGATGCCCGCGTGCGGTCCAAGCCTGCGCAGCCATGGGATCAGGAAATCCTCAGCGGAGTCCCCGGCGTCCTGCACTGGCACGGTTGTCCTCTTCCCTACGGCCTCACGACCTGATCTTGACCAGATAGGCATGTCTTCCAAGCTAACTGACGGCACGCCCGACCGCCTGCAAGCAACGCGGACAGGACTTCAAATTCCGAAGCTGTGCCCGGCAGCTACAGCGGAGACGCTACTCCCATTCGATAGTTCCCGGCGGCTTGCTGGTGACGTCGAGGACCACGCGGTTGACGCCGTCGACCTCGTTGGTGATCCTGTTGGAGATCCGGGCCAACAGCTCGTATGGAAGACGCGACCAGTCCGCGGTCATGGCGTCCTCGCTCGATACCGGCCGCAGGACGATGGGGTGGCCGTAGGTGCGGCCGTCACCCTGAACCCCAACGCTCCGCACATCCGCGAGGAGTACCACAGGCATCTGCCACACCTCGTTGTCGAGGCCGGCAGCCGTGAGTTCCGCGCGGGCTATGGCGTCTGCCCGGCGCAGCAGGTCCAGCCGTTCCTGGTTGACGGACCCTACAATGCGGATGCCGAGTCCCGGTCCGGGGAACGGCTGGCGTCCCACGATCTCGGCGGGTAGGCCAAGCTGGGCGCCCACTGCGCGCACCTCATCCTTGAACAGCGTGCGCAGCGGCTCAACGAGCTCAAACTGCAAGTCCTCCGGCAGGCCACCGACGTTGTGGTGGCTCTTGATGTTGGCTGCGCCCTCGCCGCCGCCGGACTCGACAACATCCGGGTACAGGGTTCCCTGAACGAGGAAGCGGATCTTCTCGCCGTGCGCCTCCGCCTCGGCGATGATGGCGCGCTCGGCTTCCTCGAAAGCGCGAATGAACTCGCGTCCGATGATCTTCCGTTTGGCTTCGGGATCCTCGACGCCTTCGAGCGCGTCCAGGAACCGTTTCTGTTCGTTGGCGACGTAGAGGTTGACGCCGGTCGCGGCGACAAAGTCGCGTTCGACCTGCTCTGCCTCGCCTTCGCGCAGCAATCCGTGGTCAACGAAGACGCAGGTGAGCTGGTCGCCCACAGCACGCTGGACGAGAGCGGCAGCGACGGCGGAATCAACCCCACCGGACAATCCGCAGATCACGCGGGAATCCCCGACCTGCGCCCGGATACGCTCGACCTGCTCCTCGAGGATGTCCCCCGTGGTCCAGTTCGGATGCAGGCGCGCTCCCTTGAAGAGGAAGTTCTCGAGCACCCGCTGCCCATGGGCCGAATGCTTCACCTCCGGATGCCACTGCACACCGTAGAGCTGCTTACCTTCGTGGGCGAACGCCGCTACCGGAGCGCCGGCAGTGCTTGCCAGAACATCGAAGCCGGCTGGCGCTTCCTGAACCGAATCGCCGTGACTCATCCAGGCGTTCTGGTGATCCGGGGTGCCTTCGAGGATGGACCGGGCGCCTTCGGAGACCGCGACGTCGGTGGATCCATACTCCCGCAGACCGGTTTTCGCGACGGTGCCGCCGAGAGCAGAAGCCATCGCCTGGAAGCCGTAGCAAATGCCCAGAACGGGAACACCGGCGTCGAACAGTTCCGGATCAACGCGCGGGGCACCTTCCGCATACACGCTGGAGGGCCCGCCGGAAAGGATGATCGCCACAGGATTCCGGGCGAGCATCTGCTCAGTGCTGAGGGTGTGCGGGACAATTTCGGAATACACATCCGCTTCCCGGACGCGGCGTGCGATCAGCTGTGCATACTGGGCGCCGTAATCGACGACAAGAACCGGCTGGTGTTCTGATGGGGAAACGGGGGTACTCACGCGTCAACAATAGTGGTAGCGGGGCTTGAGCTGCACATCGATTGCTCAGTACCTTTTGCTTGCTTCGGGATGCGCGGCCAGCTCTTCCTCGACCCTGCGGTGGATGCGCTTCTCCACGATGAAGGAAAGCAGTGGGACCACCCCGCCGAGCGCGATCAATACGAACCGCGAGAAGGGCCAGCGCATGAACTGCCACAGCCGGAAATCGGCGATCAGGTAGACGACGTAGAGCCAGCCGTGAACGATCAGGACCGCAGTGGACAGGTTGAAGCCTCCCGCGGCATCGGCTGCCGCCTCGTTCACCAGTCCCAGTGCCCCGGCGGAACCGCCGGCGATGATCTCCGACTGGAACCCGTACTTCGCCACCATTTCCACCACGACGAGCAGCAGCATGACGCCGGTGGCATAGGCAAGCACCTTGTAGAAGCCCAGGGCCGAACGGATCTGTGCGTGCGTGCCTCCGAAGCGGCGCTTCTTGGCCGCAGGGCGGTGTGCAGGTGTGGTCACGTTTTTACCTCGTTGGCTTCAGGCGGGGTTGGGAGTGGATCTTGTTCGTGCTGCTCGTCCTGATCCTCCTCAAGCCGCCGACGGTGGTCATCGGCCACCAGGCGCCACCACAGGAAGAATGCGAAGCCGGCGAAGACGAACCATTCGACGGCGTAGAAGATGTTGAGCCAGTTGACCGGTGTTTCCTGCGGTTGCGGAGCAACCGTTACAGCTTCCAGCGGTGGTTCGGGTGCAAGCGCTTGCCCATCGACGACGGTGTTGAAGGACACCACGAAGCCGGAGTAGGCGGCGGAAATGTCCCAGACGTTGATGAGCTCAGCCACGGACAGCGTGGGGACCTGCCCAGGGACCGGACGCTGGGCCACCGGGGCCTCGGTTGGTAGCAGACGGCCTTCGACCGTGGCTGGGCCGGTAGTTTCAGGGACTGTTTCGGCCGATTGGGCGTCCGGGACCCAGCCGTGAACCACCGGGATGACCGCGGGAGGCGCGGGGGCGCCGTCGTCGTTGGTTTGGTTGACCTGAAAAGCCGAGACTACCCATAGGCCCTCACGCTCGCCCTGCAGGCGGGTCTGGACGAGAACCCGAGTGTCTGCAAGGAAGCGGCCCTCCATGCTGACCATCTGGTCCGCCGCCGTCGCCATCATGGGAACACCGGGTTCAAACACTTCCTGCAGGGGTTTTACCTGTTCCGTGGTACTTCTCGGCGGGGGTGCGGAGTCCTGGGACCGGCTGAATTGCCACTGGCTCAACAGGACGAAAACCGCAGCGATGGTCATCGCGAAGATCAGCGCGAGGATCCATCGCGGCTTGAGCGCGGTTTTCAACACTCTTCAACGGTACTTCCTGAGCGCTTGCGCCAACGAATTGCGGCTCTGTCCAGGGAGCAGACCGAGACGGAAATCACGTCGGGAGCGGACACAGTAAAAAGTGATTGGGAAATATCTATCACTTCGAGGGAATTGAGACTACGATTGATTCTCGTGCGCTCGTACCCCTACCCCGATCCAGGCCCTCCTGACCTTCGTACTCCTACCCGCTACCTTTTGTGGCTGGCATCGAAGCAGAAGGGCACGCTGGCGGCCGCCGTTGTACTGGAAACGCTCCTCATGGTGGCGCAGGCAGTGGTGCCCTTTGTGCTCGGCCGTGCAATCGACGATGGCATCATCGCAGGCAACACCGACACGCTGCTGATGTGGGTCTCGGTGCTGGTCGCATTGACGCTGGCGCAGGCCTTCGCCGGCATGCTGGGACACCGCGCGGCGATCAGCAACTGGATGCAGGCGGCCTTCAAGTCGATTCGCCTCGTGGGCTTCAAAATCACGCGGACCGGCGACGCGCTGCCGCAGAAGCTCTCCACGGGTGAGGTTGTCTCCACCGCAGCATCAGATGCCACGCGCCTGGGCGAAATTTTCTATATAGCGGCCCGGCTTGCCGGCGCTCTCGCTTCCTGGCTGGTCGTGTGCGGTCTGATAGCGCTGAGCTCACCTGTGCTTGCCCTGGTGGTGCTTCTCGGCGTTCCAGCGAGCTGTGCACTGCTGTTGTTCGTGGTGCGTCCGCTGCAGGCACGTCAGCGTGAACAACGCGACGCGTCCGGCAAGATGACCGCTGTCGGCGCGGACACCGTGGCTGGCCTGCGTGTCCTGCGCGGCATCGGAGGAGAGCACATCTTCGTCAACCGTTACCGCGAGCGATCCACGGACACCCGCGACGCCGGCATCCGCGTAGCGCATTCGCTGGCAACGCTGGAGGCGTCACAGGTTTTCATCGCCGGTTCCTTCAGCGTGATTTTCACCTGGGTGGGCGCCACGCTGGTGCTCAACGGCGATATTGAGCCGGGCCAGCTCGTTGCCCTGTTTGGATACTCGATCTTCCTCATGACGCCGATCCGCACGGCAGCCGACGGCGTCTCACACTCGATCCGTGCGCATGTGGGCGCGCGGAAGATCATCAACGTCCTGTCCGTGGACGCGAACGTCTCCGACAAGGGAACCGCCGGTGCCCCGGCAGGTCCCGCAGTGCTTGTGGACTCCGTCAGTTCCGTGGCCGTTCAGCCCGGCCGTTTGACCGCGCTGGTGTCGGCTGACCCGCGCTCTTCGGCGGATCTCGCGACCCGCCTGGGCCGATTCGATGACGCGGTGCTGCGCGAGGCAGTTGTCCGGTGGGGCGAATCTGCGTTGCACGAGGTGCCGCTGGATGAGGTCCGGACCCGGATTGTGGTGAGCGAGGCAAGTCCGCAGTTGTTCACCGGCAGTCTTCGTAGTCAGCTGGATCCGCACGGGCGCCATTCCGACGCCGATATCCTCGCAGCACTTGAGGCGTCCAGCGCGCTGGACATCCTCGACGGGCTGGAGGGTGGGCTCGACCACGAGGTAACCGAACGCGGCCGCGGGTTCTCGGGTGGACAGCGGCAGCGGCTGGTGTTCGCACGGGCGCTACTGACTGACGCCGAAACGCTGGTGCTCATCGAGCCAACGAGCGCCGTCGACGCGCACACGGAGTCCCGCATTGCCGCGCGGCTGGGAAGTGCGCGGGGAACGCCTGGCCAGACCACCGTCGTCGTAACCGCAAGCCCGTTGATGCTCGGGGTAATGGACCACGTCGTCTTCCTCGAGGACGGGCGTCTCAGCACCGAAGGAACACACCAGGAACTGATGTCCAGCATCCCTGCCTACCGAAACGTGGTGATTCGCAGTGAGTGATACCCAGACAGCAACGCATACGCAGGGCGCAGACACGCTTACGTCGGGGAAGCTTCCCGTTGCCGACGCCCGCGCGGTGAAGGTGGAGTCGCTCCGGCTGATCCGCCGGCACAAGGGCGGGCTGAGCAAGGTTGTGCTGCTGTACGTGGGGTCGGCAGCTGCGGGGCTTGTGGGTCCGTTTATCCTCGGCAACGTCGTCGATGCGGTGCTTGCCGGGACAACTGCCGGTTTCATTGCGTCGATGTCACTGCTCATGCTGGGGTTCCTTGCCGTCCAGGCAATCCTCCGAAGGTTCGCCGTGCGTGCGGGAATGGTCTTCGGCGAAACAGTATTTGCCGAATTGCGCGAGGACTTCATGGCGCAGGTGACGTCGCTTCCCCTCTCGACTGTGGAGAAAGCCGGCACCGGTGACCTTGTGTCCCGCACAACCAACGACGTTGACTCCGTGTCACACACCGTGCGCTTCGGGGTACCCCAGGTGGTGGTGTCGGTCGTGACCATCATCATCACCCTCGCTGCTGCCGTACTCACCTCTCCCCTGCTCTCCATTGCACTGCTGGTCGGAGTGCCTTTGCTCTATCCCGCTACGCGCTGGTACCTGAAGAGGAGCTCCGCCGGATACAAGGCGGAGCGGGAGAGTTACGCGGTAGTTAACGGCTCCATCACCGAAACCATCGAGGGTGCACG
This genomic interval carries:
- a CDS encoding DUF4011 domain-containing protein encodes the protein MPIWSRSGREAVGKRTTVPVQDAGDSAEDFLIPWLRRLGPHAGIDTLLHFTPSRANSIDLTHAHPSGLAQLLAGRRTRLSTLLRDADQYAAAMKAARLLRAKVYELASERGIDVGYLAAGTASWRTMADDGRTDSLTAPVLLTAVTLTVHASQDDYELQLTEHARLNPALVRTLRTDHGIECDADAIARLAYSTARFDPHPVLDKLRMLTDNVRGMTIEHHILVSTFADLADVGADPAISPEHPLLSALMDAAREGIEARSDAEAPTRETPLDDRHPSSEFLILDADPGQQRVLDAVAAGGSVVVSSPPGTGQTQTALNAAAALAEQGKSVLVVAERRGTLNQFVQELDAVNLGSLVLQLSANSTPPQLTDQLVRAIVRNEKAVKPQLDSLHETLVSHRHKLLDHVRSLHNVRSRWGCSPYQAMQSLAELTSLNPAPATTVRLKRSVMDSIPNRAELTARLRRAAELGGFSKEATQSPWYGAKLRNRKETEDAHGLAVDLARDIPLLRDKVRAVAEHSHIELGVTFEEWGGQLDLLVAVRASLDKFTPDIFDRPVTDLISATASSSWRRERTIEMSSMTRSRLRRVAKEYVRPGVHIADLHESLVEVQEQRTLWTKYATTERHPSVPTGLAEINNFYRKVDGQLREITGILAGTAGAPKLAKMPVEKLIDHLAALARDKQSLATLPERTLLIDEMRENGLGELLDDLAAREVGPRQVGGELELAWWQSALEAMISGDDYLAMSDGESLRRLEAEYRLADNAHVASGAGRIRWALAERWQAALETMPAEAEQLRALLRDGAPDLEALSVRADELVTALMPVWAASPLVLPLVLPEGKTFDAVIVLDAESISLQSVVPALARSRQVIAFGDDQLDGPRSFTVSVENGRRATPEHLPSAFTALGAVLPSLPLREVYRGVDKALTSFLSERFYDGSLTRLPSGSEVTGAARALTVEYLPDGTGMPSADHDGVESVAAEVTRAVDLVFEHIRSRPSYSLAVVTASARHAQRVGEAVRFAMADAPWAADFFKPGRESFRVVPIDRAAGLTRDAVIFSLGFGRTPHGRALHNFGPLSVPGGRGTFVTALTRARYRLHVLTCFRPEDLDPERLGHGALDFYELLRRELSGGEQQSTSTPVDSTNEDPLVADLIERLRNRGGNVSAHPEGVLDIVATGSRLGSDGDDPDQYVPPMAIESDGTERYRALTVRERSRLRPQLLERMGWRYMPLWTIEVFTDPEGCADLVGRYLGLADGNGLAAGNGNNMNSGTPNGTPAEDDVRAAGDIRAAGEAPATEGVVGSDGQAQEESPEQEGQDSLAAQPSSAASTSSGAHGDVIPQRAAEDDPRAWNDEDGNHDEWLKEQKPPHWS
- a CDS encoding DUF3817 domain-containing protein, whose product is MTTPAHRPAAKKRRFGGTHAQIRSALGFYKVLAYATGVMLLLVVVEMVAKYGFQSEIIAGGSAGALGLVNEAAADAAGGFNLSTAVLIVHGWLYVVYLIADFRLWQFMRWPFSRFVLIALGGVVPLLSFIVEKRIHRRVEEELAAHPEASKRY
- the guaA gene encoding glutamine-hydrolyzing GMP synthase produces the protein MSTPVSPSEHQPVLVVDYGAQYAQLIARRVREADVYSEIVPHTLSTEQMLARNPVAIILSGGPSSVYAEGAPRVDPELFDAGVPVLGICYGFQAMASALGGTVAKTGLREYGSTDVAVSEGARSILEGTPDHQNAWMSHGDSVQEAPAGFDVLASTAGAPVAAFAHEGKQLYGVQWHPEVKHSAHGQRVLENFLFKGARLHPNWTTGDILEEQVERIRAQVGDSRVICGLSGGVDSAVAAALVQRAVGDQLTCVFVDHGLLREGEAEQVERDFVAATGVNLYVANEQKRFLDALEGVEDPEAKRKIIGREFIRAFEEAERAIIAEAEAHGEKIRFLVQGTLYPDVVESGGGEGAANIKSHHNVGGLPEDLQFELVEPLRTLFKDEVRAVGAQLGLPAEIVGRQPFPGPGLGIRIVGSVNQERLDLLRRADAIARAELTAAGLDNEVWQMPVVLLADVRSVGVQGDGRTYGHPIVLRPVSSEDAMTADWSRLPYELLARISNRITNEVDGVNRVVLDVTSKPPGTIEWE
- the cpaB gene encoding Flp pilus assembly protein CpaB, with product MSASTRPANPLSTRVRSFLFRKRRLLAAGVLCVAAGVAVEALLPAEAETTPVVAAAADLPVGSIITADQLALVHLPREAVPKHAYSSAELVTGQQLATPVYAGDVIAENFLVGEGLLAGTDKGTVAVPLRPADASTVQLLSPGQRVDVVLSTGNGFEVSGKNTVIAKGLPILWTSEEPASGPFSPAGSQQDGLVVVAANPDEAATLAGASSSGQVHLVLTGGG
- a CDS encoding SURF1 family cytochrome oxidase biogenesis protein; protein product: MLKTALKPRWILALIFAMTIAAVFVLLSQWQFSRSQDSAPPPRSTTEQVKPLQEVFEPGVPMMATAADQMVSMEGRFLADTRVLVQTRLQGEREGLWVVSAFQVNQTNDDGAPAPPAVIPVVHGWVPDAQSAETVPETTGPATVEGRLLPTEAPVAQRPVPGQVPTLSVAELINVWDISAAYSGFVVSFNTVVDGQALAPEPPLEAVTVAPQPQETPVNWLNIFYAVEWFVFAGFAFFLWWRLVADDHRRRLEEDQDEQHEQDPLPTPPEANEVKT
- a CDS encoding ABC transporter transmembrane domain-containing protein; amino-acid sequence: MRSYPYPDPGPPDLRTPTRYLLWLASKQKGTLAAAVVLETLLMVAQAVVPFVLGRAIDDGIIAGNTDTLLMWVSVLVALTLAQAFAGMLGHRAAISNWMQAAFKSIRLVGFKITRTGDALPQKLSTGEVVSTAASDATRLGEIFYIAARLAGALASWLVVCGLIALSSPVLALVVLLGVPASCALLLFVVRPLQARQREQRDASGKMTAVGADTVAGLRVLRGIGGEHIFVNRYRERSTDTRDAGIRVAHSLATLEASQVFIAGSFSVIFTWVGATLVLNGDIEPGQLVALFGYSIFLMTPIRTAADGVSHSIRAHVGARKIINVLSVDANVSDKGTAGAPAGPAVLVDSVSSVAVQPGRLTALVSADPRSSADLATRLGRFDDAVLREAVVRWGESALHEVPLDEVRTRIVVSEASPQLFTGSLRSQLDPHGRHSDADILAALEASSALDILDGLEGGLDHEVTERGRGFSGGQRQRLVFARALLTDAETLVLIEPTSAVDAHTESRIAARLGSARGTPGQTTVVVTASPLMLGVMDHVVFLEDGRLSTEGTHQELMSSIPAYRNVVIRSE